Proteins co-encoded in one Marinobacter qingdaonensis genomic window:
- a CDS encoding rhomboid family intramembrane serine protease yields the protein MLIIPAENAVNWKRPPWVTLGLMFTCLMVFLFYQGSDSRKLEQAVSEYLASDLQSLEAPAYETYLEREISIQGDESRIHELQRFQELQRDNDEFWLALSLLMDREFYRYLESNQDVLWSVRDRARWNEQRSPIEANYIERLSAFQLGLVPAELSLYTLVTYQFLHGGWGHIIGNLVFLFLLGFTVEKALGPGRFLIAYLVCGALSGLVFTAFSLGSPVPLVGASGSISGLMGMYVAIYGLQRIRFFYFLGVYFNYIKAPAIAMLPVWLGKEIYDYWFAGATGIAYMAHAGGLLAGAGLVWLLGRSWLQVREEFFEPEADEQDARFTSGYGQAMASLGRMEFDLARHQFEALRGHYPDRPILLEHLYQLAKLRPDLPEYRARTIELMNDALARRQPEQMIEVWKEYLAKGEAHQPLGAEDHNRVLFTSLKQHDTKAAEKAFERLRGTGDQLLTVEACRLLVEEFEKLRMEPKARHYRQLLQAN from the coding sequence ATGCTGATTATCCCCGCTGAGAACGCCGTCAACTGGAAGCGCCCGCCGTGGGTCACGCTCGGACTGATGTTCACCTGTCTGATGGTGTTCCTGTTTTACCAGGGCAGCGACAGCCGCAAGCTGGAGCAGGCGGTGTCCGAGTACCTGGCGTCGGACCTGCAGTCGCTGGAAGCGCCGGCCTACGAAACCTACCTTGAACGCGAGATTTCCATTCAGGGCGACGAGAGCCGGATCCACGAGCTCCAGCGGTTCCAGGAACTCCAGCGGGACAACGACGAGTTCTGGCTGGCCCTGAGCCTGCTTATGGATCGGGAGTTCTACCGTTACCTGGAGTCCAATCAGGACGTGCTCTGGTCGGTGCGCGACCGCGCCCGCTGGAACGAGCAGCGCAGTCCCATCGAAGCCAATTACATCGAACGGCTCAGTGCGTTCCAGCTTGGTCTGGTGCCGGCGGAGCTGTCGCTCTACACCCTGGTCACCTACCAGTTCCTGCACGGTGGCTGGGGCCACATCATCGGCAACCTGGTGTTTCTGTTCCTGCTCGGCTTCACGGTGGAGAAAGCCCTGGGCCCCGGCCGCTTCCTGATTGCCTACCTGGTATGTGGTGCCCTGTCCGGGTTGGTGTTCACCGCCTTTTCCCTGGGCAGCCCGGTGCCGCTGGTTGGCGCCTCCGGGTCCATTTCCGGCTTGATGGGCATGTACGTGGCCATCTATGGCCTGCAGCGCATCCGCTTCTTCTATTTTCTCGGGGTCTACTTCAACTACATCAAGGCCCCGGCCATCGCCATGCTGCCGGTGTGGCTGGGCAAGGAAATCTACGATTACTGGTTTGCCGGCGCCACCGGCATTGCCTACATGGCCCACGCCGGCGGTCTGCTTGCCGGGGCCGGACTGGTGTGGCTGCTCGGGCGCAGCTGGCTGCAGGTGCGCGAGGAATTCTTCGAGCCCGAGGCGGACGAGCAGGACGCCCGCTTCACCTCCGGCTACGGCCAGGCCATGGCCAGCCTGGGGCGGATGGAGTTTGACCTGGCCCGCCACCAGTTCGAGGCCTTGCGTGGTCACTACCCGGACCGGCCCATCCTGCTCGAGCACCTGTACCAGCTGGCCAAGCTGCGCCCGGACCTGCCGGAGTACCGCGCTCGCACCATCGAGCTGATGAACGACGCCCTGGCGCGGCGGCAACCGGAGCAGATGATCGAAGTGTGGAAGGAATACCTGGCCAAGGGCGAGGCCCACCAGCCGCTCGGGGCCGAGGACCACAACCGGGTGCTGTTCACCAGCCTGAAGCAGCACGACACCAAGGCCGCCGAAAAAGCGTTTGAGCGCCTGCGTGGTACCGGCGACCAGCTCCTGACCGTGGAAGCCTGCCGGTTGCTGGTGGAGGAATTCGAGAAACTGCGGATGGAGCCCAAGGCCCGGCATTATCGGCAGTTGTTGCAAGCCAACTGA
- a CDS encoding ABC transporter ATP-binding protein yields the protein MFALALKHKPRLVKANLLAILATVMSVPVPLLLPVLVDEVLLDEAGPVLPIMNRLLPDGWQVPLVYIGMMVLAAFALRLAALSFNVLQSREFSKVSKDVVFRIRSRLLGRLQRVAMSEYETRGSGGISSHFITDLDTIDQFLGTTISRFLVASLTVVGTALVLLWVHWQLALLILLFNPLVIFATILIGKRVKELKRRENAAYEEFQGDLSETLDAIHQLRAANREKHYLRQLIDRARTVRDHAIQFEWRSDAASRASFALFQFGVDVFRGAAMITVLLSDLSIGMMFAIFGYLWFMLTPVQEMLNMQYAWFAANAALGRINRLLELKEEPRYPALENPFKGRHTVGLSLRDVHFSYDDEPVLRGINLELKPGEKVAVVGASGGGKSTLVQVILGMYTPQQGEVLIDGVPVQRIGLPCLREHVATVLQHPALFNDTVRQNLTLGRDQADAELWRALRIAQLDKTVADMPAQLDTVIGRQGVRLSGGQRQRLAIARMILSNPSVVILDEATSALDAETEHQLHRDLEDFLRQRTTLIIAHRLSAVKQADRACVFEDGRIIEEGHHDELIAREGTYAQLYGERQL from the coding sequence ATCTTTGCGCTCGCCCTCAAGCACAAACCCAGGCTGGTCAAGGCCAACCTGCTGGCCATTCTGGCCACGGTGATGAGTGTGCCGGTGCCGCTGCTTCTGCCGGTGCTGGTGGACGAGGTGTTGCTGGACGAGGCCGGGCCGGTGCTGCCGATCATGAATCGGCTGTTGCCGGATGGCTGGCAGGTGCCGCTGGTGTACATTGGCATGATGGTGCTGGCGGCCTTTGCCTTGCGCCTGGCGGCGCTGTCGTTCAACGTGCTGCAGTCGCGGGAATTTTCCAAGGTGTCGAAAGACGTGGTCTTCCGCATCCGGTCGCGCCTGCTCGGGCGCTTGCAGCGGGTCGCCATGTCCGAGTATGAAACCCGGGGTTCCGGCGGCATCAGCAGCCACTTCATCACCGATCTGGACACCATTGACCAGTTTCTGGGCACCACCATCAGCCGTTTCCTGGTGGCCAGCCTGACCGTGGTCGGCACCGCCCTGGTGCTGCTCTGGGTGCACTGGCAATTGGCGCTGCTGATTCTATTGTTCAACCCCCTGGTGATCTTCGCCACCATCCTCATCGGCAAGCGGGTCAAGGAACTCAAGCGTCGCGAGAACGCCGCCTACGAGGAGTTCCAGGGCGATCTCAGCGAAACCCTGGACGCCATCCATCAGTTGCGGGCCGCCAACCGCGAGAAACACTACCTGCGCCAGCTGATTGACCGGGCCCGGACCGTGCGCGACCACGCCATCCAGTTCGAGTGGCGCAGCGACGCCGCCTCGCGGGCCAGCTTTGCCCTGTTCCAGTTCGGCGTGGACGTGTTCCGGGGCGCGGCCATGATCACGGTGCTGCTGAGCGATCTGAGCATCGGCATGATGTTCGCCATCTTCGGCTACCTCTGGTTCATGCTCACGCCGGTGCAGGAAATGCTCAATATGCAGTACGCCTGGTTTGCTGCCAACGCGGCCCTGGGCCGGATCAACCGGCTGTTGGAGCTGAAAGAGGAGCCCCGGTACCCGGCGCTGGAAAATCCGTTCAAGGGCCGGCATACCGTGGGCCTGAGCCTGCGCGACGTGCATTTCAGCTACGACGACGAACCGGTGCTGCGCGGCATCAACTTGGAGCTCAAGCCCGGTGAGAAGGTGGCGGTGGTGGGTGCCAGTGGGGGCGGCAAGTCCACCCTGGTGCAGGTGATTCTGGGCATGTATACGCCGCAGCAGGGCGAGGTGCTGATCGACGGCGTACCGGTCCAGCGCATTGGCCTGCCGTGCCTGCGCGAGCACGTGGCCACGGTGCTCCAGCACCCGGCGCTGTTCAACGACACCGTGCGCCAGAACCTGACGCTGGGACGGGACCAGGCGGACGCCGAACTCTGGCGGGCGTTGCGCATTGCCCAGCTGGACAAAACCGTGGCCGACATGCCGGCACAACTGGATACCGTCATTGGCCGCCAGGGTGTCCGGCTTTCCGGGGGGCAGCGTCAGCGCCTGGCCATCGCCCGGATGATCCTGTCCAATCCCTCGGTGGTCATTCTCGATGAAGCCACCTCGGCGCTCGATGCCGAAACCGAACACCAGCTGCACCGGGATCTGGAGGATTTCCTGCGCCAGCGTACCACCCTGATCATTGCCCACCGTCTCAGCGCCGTGAAGCAGGCCGACCGGGCCTGTGTGTTTGAAGACGGACGCATCATCGAGGAGGGCCATCACGATGAACTTATTGCCCGGGAGGGCACCTACGCCCAGCTCTATGGTGAACGACAGCTGTGA
- the acnA gene encoding aconitate hydratase AcnA produces the protein MSNDNLSKDSLKTFSSLDAGGKTFHYYSLPKAGETLGDLNRLPFSLKVLLENLLRNEDDSTVDRSHIDAMVQWLKDRKSDTEIQFRPARVLMQDFTGVPGVVDLAAMREAVKNAGKDPALINPLSPVDLVIDHSVMVDKFGDASSFKDNVAIEMERNQERYEFLRWGQQAFDNFRVVPPGTGICHQVNLEYLGKTVWSKDQDGKTIAYPDTLVGTDSHTTMINGLGILGWGVGGIEAEAAMLGQPVSMLIPEVVGFKMTGKLREGITATDLVLTVTEMLRKKGVVGKFVEFYGDGLKDMPVADRATIANMAPEYGATCGFFPVDEQTLTYMRLTGREDAQIELVEAYAKAQGLWREPGHEPVYTDTLELDMGEVEASLAGPKRPQDRVALKDMKASFELLMETAEGPANGREEKLESEGGQTAIGVEDSYHHAASQPLEMNGEKSRLDPGAVVIAAITSCTNTSNPSVMMAAGLIARKAVAKGLKTKPWVKTSLAPGSKVVTDYLKVAGLDDDLDKLGFNLVGYGCTTCIGNSGPLPDAVEKAINDGDLTVASVLSGNRNFEGRVHPQVKTNWLASPPLVVAYALAGNVRLDMNKDPLGTDKDGNPVYLKDLWPSQQEIAEAVEQVKTGMFRKEYAEVFDGDATWQSIKVPESKVYEWSDKSTYIQHPPFFEGMGEEPEAIDDIEDANILALLGDSVTTDHISPAGSFKPDTPAGKYLQEHGVQPKDFNSYGSRRGNHEVMMRGTFANVRIRNEMLDGVEGGFTRHVPSGQQMAIYDAAMKYQEEGTPLVVIAGKEYGTGSSRDWAAKGTRLLGVKAVVAESYERIHRSNLIGMGVMPLQFPEGTDRKSLKLTGEETISIEGLSGDIKPGQELTMTVRYPDGSTQSCKLKSRIDTANEAVYFRHGGILHYVVREMLTSA, from the coding sequence ATGTCGAACGATAACCTCAGTAAAGACAGCCTGAAGACGTTTTCCAGCCTGGACGCCGGCGGCAAGACCTTTCATTACTACAGTCTGCCCAAGGCCGGTGAGACCCTCGGGGATCTGAACCGTCTGCCATTTTCTCTCAAGGTGCTGCTGGAAAACCTGCTGCGCAACGAGGACGACAGCACCGTCGATCGCAGTCACATCGATGCCATGGTCCAGTGGCTGAAGGATCGCAAATCCGACACGGAAATCCAGTTCCGGCCGGCCCGGGTCCTGATGCAGGACTTCACCGGGGTACCCGGGGTGGTCGACCTGGCCGCCATGCGCGAAGCGGTGAAGAATGCCGGCAAGGACCCGGCCCTGATCAACCCGCTGTCGCCCGTCGATCTGGTCATCGACCACTCGGTGATGGTGGACAAGTTCGGCGACGCGTCATCGTTCAAGGACAACGTCGCCATCGAGATGGAGCGCAACCAGGAACGCTACGAGTTCCTGCGCTGGGGTCAGCAGGCGTTCGACAATTTCCGGGTGGTGCCGCCGGGCACCGGGATCTGTCACCAGGTCAATTTGGAGTACCTGGGCAAGACGGTGTGGTCGAAAGATCAGGATGGCAAGACCATCGCCTACCCGGACACCCTGGTGGGCACCGATTCCCACACCACCATGATCAATGGCCTGGGCATCCTCGGCTGGGGTGTCGGCGGTATTGAGGCTGAAGCTGCGATGCTGGGCCAGCCGGTGTCCATGCTCATTCCCGAGGTCGTCGGCTTCAAGATGACCGGTAAGCTGCGCGAGGGCATCACCGCCACCGACCTGGTGTTGACCGTGACCGAAATGCTGCGCAAGAAGGGCGTGGTGGGCAAATTCGTCGAGTTCTACGGCGATGGCCTGAAGGACATGCCGGTGGCAGACCGGGCCACCATCGCCAACATGGCGCCGGAGTACGGTGCCACCTGCGGCTTCTTCCCGGTGGACGAGCAGACCCTGACCTACATGCGCCTGACCGGCCGAGAAGATGCCCAGATCGAACTGGTGGAAGCCTACGCCAAGGCCCAGGGGCTCTGGCGCGAGCCTGGCCATGAGCCGGTCTACACCGACACCCTGGAACTGGACATGGGCGAGGTCGAAGCCAGCCTGGCCGGGCCCAAGCGGCCCCAGGACCGGGTTGCCCTGAAGGACATGAAGGCCTCCTTCGAGCTGTTGATGGAAACCGCGGAGGGGCCAGCCAACGGCCGGGAAGAGAAACTGGAGTCCGAGGGTGGCCAGACCGCCATCGGGGTGGAAGACAGCTACCACCATGCTGCCAGTCAGCCGCTGGAAATGAATGGCGAGAAGTCCAGGTTGGACCCGGGCGCGGTGGTGATTGCGGCCATTACCTCCTGCACCAACACCTCCAACCCGAGCGTAATGATGGCCGCCGGACTGATTGCCCGCAAGGCGGTGGCGAAGGGGCTGAAAACCAAACCCTGGGTGAAAACCTCGTTGGCGCCCGGTTCCAAAGTGGTAACCGATTATCTGAAGGTGGCGGGCCTGGACGACGACCTGGACAAGCTCGGCTTCAACCTGGTCGGTTATGGCTGCACAACCTGCATCGGCAACTCCGGCCCGCTGCCGGACGCCGTGGAGAAGGCCATCAACGATGGTGACCTGACCGTGGCCTCGGTGCTGTCCGGGAACCGAAACTTCGAGGGCCGGGTGCATCCCCAGGTGAAAACCAACTGGTTGGCGTCACCGCCCCTGGTGGTGGCCTATGCGCTCGCCGGGAACGTGCGCCTGGACATGAACAAGGACCCGCTGGGGACCGACAAGGACGGTAATCCGGTGTACCTGAAAGACCTCTGGCCCAGCCAGCAGGAAATCGCCGAGGCGGTGGAGCAGGTCAAGACCGGCATGTTCCGCAAGGAGTACGCCGAGGTGTTCGACGGCGATGCCACCTGGCAGTCCATCAAGGTGCCGGAGAGCAAGGTCTACGAATGGTCGGACAAGTCCACCTACATTCAGCATCCGCCCTTCTTCGAGGGCATGGGCGAGGAACCGGAAGCCATCGACGACATCGAGGATGCCAACATCCTGGCCCTGCTGGGCGATTCGGTGACCACCGACCACATCTCGCCGGCCGGTTCGTTCAAGCCCGATACGCCGGCGGGTAAGTACTTGCAGGAACACGGTGTTCAGCCCAAGGATTTCAACTCCTATGGCTCCCGCCGCGGTAACCACGAGGTGATGATGCGCGGCACCTTCGCCAACGTGCGTATCCGCAACGAGATGCTGGACGGCGTCGAGGGCGGTTTCACCCGGCACGTGCCCAGTGGTCAGCAGATGGCAATCTACGACGCCGCCATGAAGTACCAGGAGGAGGGCACGCCGCTGGTGGTGATCGCCGGCAAGGAATACGGCACCGGCTCCAGCCGGGACTGGGCGGCCAAGGGCACGCGCCTGCTTGGGGTCAAGGCGGTGGTGGCCGAGTCCTACGAGCGCATCCACCGTTCCAACCTGATTGGCATGGGGGTGATGCCGCTGCAGTTCCCCGAGGGCACCGACCGTAAGAGCCTGAAACTGACCGGTGAGGAGACCATCAGCATCGAGGGTCTGTCCGGCGACATCAAGCCGGGTCAGGAGCTGACCATGACGGTGCGCTACCCGGACGGTTCGACCCAGTCCTGCAAGCTCAAGTCCCGCATCGATACCGCCAACGAGGCGGTGTACTTCCGCCACGGCGGCATCCTGCACTACGTGGTGCGGGAAATGCTGACATCCGCGTGA
- a CDS encoding ATP-binding protein has product MSDTSRSNSLLRLIWAARLSVLALMIAVAVALDAASTSSHLNDVRQRWQAEADDISLKLRGQILQNVQAVWGLAANVAVEPTIDDERFANLASTIFTLAPELRNIGLAPDFVIRFMYPMEGNEAALGLDLTKQSLPPREVEALLDSRQVRFTGPINLVQGGQGLAARLPIFERASDRLWGVVSVILDMDKLYQAAGISQAPANAEFALSKSADPGNREAVFYGSRSARWDNPITSTIAMPGANWTLLYQPRGGWPSHPANPWVFRSALVMLIMLFTGAAFWLTSLLVREDQARRRFSGLFELAPFGIGLFSATTGDLIRANHAFEHSFGAAARSLAFFDRSFDRSGRPLTGAIGIRKELAKNGRFAGIEAYYQTASGALTPFLMQGLQLDDVDNEPVVWLITQDIAERKYIDQMKSEFISTVSHELRTPLTSISGSLGLLANNAVGTLPEKASKLAGIAYRNSQQLTFLINDLLDIESLIAGKMSFKMENQALEAMVRESVENIQPFARGRQVSLHLADLAPVTVHADKQRFHQALNNLLSNAIKFSPAGGTVEMFTQQTLGSVRLCVQDSGPGIPVSFRDRIFQKFSQADGSDQRSKGGTGLGLAITRELMVRMNGGVDYHSVPGQGATFWLELPIVAEAAEQHTG; this is encoded by the coding sequence ATGTCGGACACGTCCCGAAGCAATTCGCTACTCAGGCTGATCTGGGCCGCAAGGCTCAGCGTCCTGGCCCTGATGATTGCGGTCGCCGTGGCCCTGGATGCCGCCAGCACCTCCAGCCACCTCAATGACGTGCGCCAACGCTGGCAAGCCGAGGCGGACGACATCAGCCTGAAGCTCAGGGGCCAGATCCTGCAAAATGTGCAAGCGGTCTGGGGCCTGGCCGCCAACGTGGCGGTGGAGCCGACCATCGATGACGAACGGTTCGCCAATCTGGCGTCGACCATCTTCACCCTGGCGCCGGAGCTGCGGAACATCGGCCTGGCCCCCGATTTCGTCATTCGCTTCATGTACCCGATGGAGGGCAACGAAGCCGCCCTGGGCCTGGACCTGACCAAACAGAGCCTACCTCCGCGGGAAGTCGAGGCCCTGCTGGACAGCCGCCAGGTCCGATTCACCGGCCCGATCAATCTGGTTCAGGGCGGTCAGGGGTTGGCCGCCCGCCTGCCCATCTTCGAGCGCGCCAGCGACCGCTTGTGGGGCGTGGTGTCGGTGATCCTGGACATGGACAAACTGTACCAGGCCGCCGGCATCAGTCAGGCACCGGCCAATGCCGAGTTTGCACTGTCGAAATCGGCCGATCCCGGCAATCGGGAAGCGGTGTTCTACGGCTCGCGTTCCGCCCGTTGGGACAACCCGATCACCAGCACCATTGCCATGCCCGGCGCCAATTGGACCCTACTGTACCAACCCAGGGGCGGCTGGCCTTCGCACCCGGCCAACCCCTGGGTGTTCCGTTCGGCCTTGGTGATGTTGATAATGCTGTTCACCGGAGCGGCGTTCTGGCTGACCAGCCTGCTGGTCCGGGAGGATCAGGCCCGGCGTCGATTCTCCGGTCTGTTCGAGCTGGCACCCTTCGGCATCGGTCTGTTCAGCGCCACAACCGGCGATCTGATCCGGGCCAACCACGCCTTCGAGCACAGCTTTGGCGCCGCCGCCCGCTCCCTGGCCTTCTTCGACCGCAGCTTTGACCGGTCGGGCCGGCCTTTGACGGGCGCCATCGGCATTCGCAAGGAACTGGCCAAGAACGGGCGCTTTGCCGGCATCGAAGCCTATTACCAGACCGCCAGCGGCGCCCTGACCCCGTTCCTGATGCAGGGCCTGCAGCTGGATGACGTCGACAACGAACCGGTGGTCTGGCTGATCACCCAGGACATTGCCGAGCGAAAATACATTGACCAGATGAAGAGCGAGTTCATCTCCACGGTCAGCCACGAGCTGCGTACGCCGCTCACCTCCATTTCGGGCTCCCTCGGCCTGCTGGCCAACAACGCCGTCGGCACACTGCCCGAGAAGGCCTCGAAACTGGCCGGCATTGCCTACCGGAACAGCCAGCAGCTGACCTTCCTGATCAACGACCTGCTGGACATCGAAAGCCTGATTGCCGGCAAGATGAGCTTCAAGATGGAAAATCAGGCCCTGGAGGCGATGGTTCGGGAGAGCGTGGAGAACATCCAGCCATTTGCCCGGGGCCGGCAGGTCAGCCTGCATCTGGCGGATCTGGCGCCGGTCACCGTTCATGCCGACAAGCAGCGCTTCCACCAGGCCCTCAACAACCTGCTGTCCAACGCCATCAAGTTCTCACCGGCCGGTGGTACCGTGGAAATGTTCACGCAACAGACCCTGGGTTCGGTGCGGCTGTGCGTTCAGGACAGCGGCCCGGGCATTCCGGTGAGTTTTCGGGATCGCATCTTCCAGAAGTTCTCCCAGGCGGACGGCTCGGACCAGCGCTCCAAGGGGGGAACCGGGCTGGGGCTGGCCATTACCCGGGAGTTGATGGTTCGAATGAACGGCGGGGTGGACTACCACTCGGTGCCCGGACAGGGCGCCACCTTCTGGCTGGAACTGCCCATCGTGGCCGAGGCGGCCGAGCAGCACACCGGTTGA
- a CDS encoding PAS domain-containing protein codes for MKAPELPRNEQERLAALNRSALLDTVPEERFDRYTRMACRIFRVPIALVTLVDHNRQWFKSCQGLTTPETPRDISFCGHAILHSDTFVIEDALNDDRFSDNPLVTEAPFIRFYAGAPLHDMDGFRLGTLCLIDRSPRKFSYEDEALLRDLADCVEREIRLQATSAFYSDLKQSERRARSVIEGTRVGTWEWNVQTGETVFNERWANICGYQLEELEPVNIQTWLNLAHPEDLVESERLLNAHFAGELDEYDYRCRMQHKDGHWVWVHDRGKVFEWTDDGRPLLMYGTHADITAEMANLERMQQQNTALSILNDLAIDPETDDDVRITRALRLGAEYLDLPLAIVSEITSNVYTVRWFDAPPDSGLSRGLTFDLADTYCAITVTRDESLSISHMARSQYCDRPCYDQFGLESYVAAPIYVQDKLFGTLNFSSPSPRPDGFSDTEVKFVTLLARWIAGVLERQVSVQTLKKLVEQTPGMLYQYRLWPDGSSAFPFSSPGIRDIFQVNSEDVEKDASVCFERIHPDDLNAVIDSIQHSARDLTGWQHQYRVRRDDHWRWIEGRATPEPLADHSTMWHGYIVDIDDKKQIQLALQESEDQLRRMFELSPIGIALNDYYTGEFLDVNEALLEPMGFTREEMMASNVNLLFGDATEQVRAQILSDLKKTGRFGPYEHEILRRDGTTYPAVTQGMRITNSSGRALVWSLIEDISERKKVDRMKNEFISTVSHELRTPLTSLAGSLGLVAGGALGPLSDQVDRMISIAARNSEQLKLLINDLLDMEKLVSGNMVMNLQPETVGPLVEDTIHRLRTYALDQHINVQFRDPDCQHQVVVDAQRLEQALTNLLSNAIKFSPKGSEVTVTASPKTDHLEIRVKDRGPGIPQIFRSRIFEKFAQADSSDTRGRRGTGLGLAITREIMTQMGGDVGFDSVEGQGSEFWLKLPYA; via the coding sequence ATGAAAGCGCCAGAATTGCCTCGCAATGAACAGGAGCGCCTGGCGGCGCTGAATCGCTCGGCCCTGCTTGATACCGTCCCGGAAGAACGCTTCGACCGATACACCCGCATGGCCTGCCGCATTTTTCGGGTGCCCATTGCCCTGGTCACTTTGGTGGACCATAACCGGCAGTGGTTCAAATCCTGTCAGGGATTGACGACGCCAGAAACCCCAAGGGATATTTCCTTCTGCGGGCACGCCATCCTGCACTCGGACACGTTTGTCATCGAAGACGCGCTGAACGACGATCGATTCAGCGATAATCCGTTGGTCACAGAGGCGCCTTTCATCCGTTTCTACGCTGGCGCGCCACTGCACGACATGGACGGCTTCCGGCTTGGCACCCTGTGCCTGATTGACCGCAGTCCGAGGAAATTCAGCTACGAAGACGAAGCTCTGCTACGAGATCTGGCCGATTGCGTTGAACGGGAAATCCGGCTTCAGGCCACCTCCGCCTTCTACTCCGATCTCAAGCAGAGTGAACGCCGGGCCCGCTCGGTGATTGAGGGTACTCGGGTGGGTACCTGGGAGTGGAACGTGCAAACCGGTGAAACGGTGTTCAATGAACGCTGGGCGAATATCTGCGGCTATCAACTTGAAGAGCTGGAGCCGGTCAACATCCAGACCTGGCTTAACCTCGCCCATCCCGAGGATCTGGTGGAGTCCGAGCGGTTGCTGAACGCCCACTTTGCCGGCGAGCTGGATGAGTACGACTATCGCTGCCGGATGCAGCACAAGGACGGCCACTGGGTCTGGGTGCATGACCGGGGCAAGGTGTTCGAGTGGACCGACGACGGCCGACCGCTGTTGATGTACGGTACCCACGCCGACATCACCGCGGAAATGGCGAATCTGGAACGCATGCAGCAACAGAACACGGCGCTCAGCATCCTGAACGACCTGGCCATCGACCCGGAAACCGACGACGACGTTCGAATCACCCGGGCGCTGCGCCTGGGGGCCGAGTACCTGGACCTGCCCCTGGCCATCGTCAGTGAAATCACCAGCAATGTGTACACCGTACGCTGGTTCGACGCGCCCCCGGACTCTGGGCTGTCCCGGGGGCTCACCTTCGACCTGGCCGACACCTACTGCGCGATCACGGTCACCCGGGACGAGAGCCTTTCCATCAGCCACATGGCCCGCTCCCAGTACTGCGACCGGCCCTGCTACGACCAGTTTGGTCTGGAGAGCTATGTGGCGGCGCCCATCTACGTGCAGGACAAGCTCTTCGGTACCCTGAACTTTTCCTCGCCAAGCCCCCGGCCGGACGGCTTCTCCGATACCGAGGTCAAATTCGTCACGCTGCTGGCGCGCTGGATCGCGGGTGTGCTGGAACGCCAGGTCAGCGTGCAGACCCTGAAGAAGCTGGTCGAACAGACCCCCGGCATGCTGTACCAGTACCGGCTCTGGCCGGACGGCTCGTCGGCCTTCCCCTTTTCCAGCCCCGGCATTCGGGATATCTTCCAGGTCAACAGCGAAGACGTGGAGAAAGACGCCTCGGTGTGCTTCGAACGCATCCATCCCGACGACCTGAACGCGGTGATCGACAGCATTCAGCATTCGGCCCGCGACCTCACCGGGTGGCAGCATCAATACCGGGTTCGGCGGGACGACCACTGGCGCTGGATCGAGGGCCGGGCAACCCCGGAGCCGCTCGCCGACCACAGCACCATGTGGCACGGCTACATCGTCGACATCGACGACAAGAAACAGATCCAGCTGGCGCTGCAGGAAAGCGAGGACCAGCTGCGCCGGATGTTCGAACTTTCTCCCATTGGCATCGCCCTGAACGACTACTACACCGGGGAATTCCTCGACGTAAACGAGGCGCTGCTCGAACCCATGGGCTTTACCCGGGAGGAAATGATGGCGTCCAACGTCAACCTGCTGTTTGGCGACGCCACCGAGCAGGTCCGCGCCCAGATACTCTCCGACCTGAAAAAAACCGGTCGTTTTGGCCCTTACGAGCATGAGATCCTGCGCCGTGACGGTACCACCTACCCGGCGGTCACCCAGGGCATGCGCATCACCAACTCCTCCGGCCGGGCGCTGGTGTGGTCGCTGATCGAGGACATTTCCGAGCGCAAGAAGGTGGACCGGATGAAGAACGAGTTCATCTCCACGGTAAGCCACGAATTGCGCACGCCGCTGACCTCCCTGGCCGGCTCCCTGGGTCTGGTGGCCGGGGGCGCGCTGGGCCCGCTGTCGGACCAGGTGGATCGGATGATTTCCATCGCGGCTCGCAACAGCGAACAGCTCAAGCTGCTGATCAACGACCTGCTGGACATGGAAAAACTGGTGTCCGGCAACATGGTCATGAATCTCCAGCCCGAGACCGTGGGTCCGCTGGTGGAAGACACCATCCACCGCCTGCGTACCTACGCCCTGGACCAGCACATCAACGTGCAATTCCGGGATCCGGACTGCCAGCACCAGGTGGTGGTGGACGCACAACGGCTGGAGCAGGCGCTGACCAACCTGCTCTCCAACGCCATCAAATTCTCGCCCAAAGGGAGCGAGGTCACGGTGACGGCGTCGCCCAAAACCGACCATCTGGAAATCCGCGTGAAGGATCGGGGCCCGGGCATTCCGCAAATCTTCCGCTCACGCATATTCGAGAAGTTTGCCCAGGCCGACAGCTCCGACACCCGAGGCCGCCGCGGCACGGGCCTGGGTTTGGCCATCACCCGCGAGATCATGACCCAGATGGGCGGGGATGTCGGGTTCGACTCGGTCGAGGGCCAGGGCTCCGAATTCTGGCTCAAGCTTCCATACGCATAA